Proteins encoded together in one Candidatus Nitrosocaldus cavascurensis window:
- a CDS encoding adenylate kinase, giving the protein MEGSSIINNKRAIVVGIPGVGKTTVITRAVEMLNTQGLNARLVVFGTVMFEEAMKMGVKHRDEMRRLSVEEQRRLQENAAVKIANMKDDVIIIDTHLFISTKEGYYPGLPLHLLNLLKPTNLILVAAEPREILNRRMNDKTRQRDLVDEAEIAHELEIARIMLASCSILTGAPFAIVMNREGRVDEASHELANLLTDRRAR; this is encoded by the coding sequence TTGGAAGGAAGTAGCATAATAAATAACAAGCGTGCAATAGTGGTAGGTATACCAGGAGTTGGGAAGACAACAGTGATAACTAGGGCTGTGGAGATGCTTAATACTCAGGGTTTAAATGCTAGACTTGTTGTGTTTGGTACAGTGATGTTTGAAGAGGCCATGAAGATGGGCGTAAAGCATAGAGATGAGATGCGTAGGTTAAGCGTTGAGGAGCAACGAAGGTTACAGGAGAATGCTGCAGTGAAGATAGCAAATATGAAGGATGATGTGATAATAATAGATACGCATCTCTTCATAAGCACCAAGGAGGGTTACTATCCTGGATTACCACTGCACCTTCTTAACCTACTCAAGCCAACTAACCTCATACTGGTTGCTGCAGAGCCTAGGGAGATACTCAATAGGAGGATGAACGATAAGACAAGGCAGAGGGACCTTGTTGATGAGGCTGAGATAGCACATGAGTTGGAGATAGCAAGGATAATGCTTGCATCATGCTCAATACTAACTGGGGCACCATTCGCAATAGTCATGAACAGAGAAGGCAGGGTTGATGAGGCATCACATGAGTTGGCAAACCTACTTACTGATAGGAGGGCTAGATGA
- a CDS encoding tetrahydromethanopterin S-methyltransferase subunit A: MMVRGLIGDLAGKVCKFILPIKYDIFIGSTSSSIALCTLASIDLLLEVSRSDLMNSIAVAGRLLSENKGIDALVRYVVADKRIRCIVLAGKDSKGHLAGQSLLALWLNGIDDEGRIIGSMGKDAVLTLSKDEVDEFRAQISTMIDMRGVTDVDSIRKCIMVDTTN, translated from the coding sequence ATGATGGTTAGAGGGTTAATTGGAGATCTTGCTGGGAAGGTATGCAAGTTTATACTCCCAATAAAGTATGATATCTTCATAGGTAGTACAAGTTCTAGCATAGCATTATGCACCCTAGCAAGTATAGATCTACTACTTGAGGTATCTAGATCGGATCTAATGAATAGCATTGCAGTTGCTGGAAGACTGTTATCCGAGAATAAAGGTATAGATGCACTTGTAAGATATGTTGTAGCAGATAAGAGGATAAGGTGCATAGTACTTGCTGGCAAGGACTCTAAGGGGCATCTTGCAGGACAGTCACTTCTTGCTTTATGGCTTAATGGTATTGATGATGAGGGAAGGATAATAGGTTCTATGGGCAAGGATGCAGTACTTACATTAAGCAAGGATGAGGTAGATGAGTTTAGAGCCCAGATAAGCACCATGATAGATATGAGAGGCGTAACAGATGTGGATAGTATACGTAAGTGCATAATGGTTGACACAACAAATTAG
- a CDS encoding DUF3303 domain-containing protein, producing the protein MTTAFLVLYQFKSMSDEEASKASKEWGELKKSIPDGIRLIGEYIHAWGTEYNGFLIFESDDADKFLDWWPGFKDKIRWYVTKTHTIVARKR; encoded by the coding sequence ATGACTACAGCATTCCTAGTACTCTACCAGTTCAAGAGTATGAGTGATGAGGAGGCATCCAAGGCAAGTAAAGAATGGGGTGAGTTGAAGAAGAGCATCCCAGATGGTATAAGGTTGATTGGTGAGTACATCCATGCTTGGGGTACTGAGTACAATGGATTTCTAATATTTGAGAGCGATGATGCAGATAAGTTCCTTGACTGGTGGCCAGGATTCAAGGATAAGATAAGGTGGTATGTTACAAAGACTCATACAATAGTTGCCAGAAAGCGTTGA
- a CDS encoding 50S ribosomal protein L30 translates to MGGRGSIDMAYLVIRLRGTINVPYWARHTLALLNLKRRFNATIVPEQEPYLGMLRKVKDHVAWCKVDAGFVKQLLEKRGRYEDINKLGFSSIDELADALASDKVILSRLNVRPWFALAPPKGGFKKSSKHMYSDGGILGENRELLELASRMI, encoded by the coding sequence ATGGGAGGGAGGGGAAGCATAGATATGGCTTACCTTGTTATAAGGCTGAGAGGTACAATAAATGTACCATACTGGGCAAGGCATACGCTAGCACTCCTAAACCTTAAGAGAAGGTTCAACGCAACCATAGTGCCTGAGCAAGAGCCTTACCTAGGAATGCTTAGGAAGGTCAAGGATCATGTAGCATGGTGCAAGGTTGATGCTGGGTTTGTAAAGCAGTTGCTGGAGAAGAGAGGAAGGTATGAAGATATAAACAAACTTGGGTTCTCAAGTATAGATGAGCTTGCAGATGCTCTTGCAAGTGATAAGGTCATACTATCAAGACTTAATGTTAGGCCTTGGTTTGCACTAGCCCCTCCTAAAGGAGGTTTCAAGAAGAGTAGCAAGCATATGTACAGTGATGGTGGTATATTAGGAGAGAATAGGGAGTTGCTAGAACTTGCAAGTAGGATGATCTAA
- a CDS encoding OB-fold nucleic acid binding domain-containing protein has translation MRISDIRSGMSKVTIDAAEVVSISEAREVRLKDGGKAKVADCIIKDDSGRIKLTLWNDQIDMVREGSKISITNGYTKEFKGENTLNIGRYGKLDVIEY, from the coding sequence ATGCGAATATCTGATATAAGGAGTGGAATGAGCAAGGTAACAATAGATGCTGCAGAGGTTGTAAGCATATCTGAGGCTAGAGAGGTTAGGCTGAAGGATGGTGGTAAGGCAAAGGTTGCAGACTGCATAATAAAGGATGATTCAGGGAGGATAAAGTTAACGTTATGGAATGATCAGATAGATATGGTTAGAGAAGGCTCCAAGATATCTATAACAAATGGTTATACAAAGGAGTTCAAGGGCGAGAATACTCTGAATATAGGCAGATATGGTAAGTTGGATGTGATAGAGTATTAA
- the cmk gene encoding (d)CMP kinase, translating into MAQTPVQGMGERLSIVVSGLPAVGKTTVARAIADRFNLLYYSGGDILKELAIARGYMHSGSDWWDKEHGIMFLEEREFNPEFDKHVDDYLIALVKRGGVVVTSYTLPWLIDGEAIKILLKGSREKRAERMAARDSIPYEEALRIVTIRDERNKSLYKKLYNIDLCKDIDVFDFVINTDHLKAESVIDIVCNIVEHLIKYMGKGI; encoded by the coding sequence ATGGCTCAAACACCAGTTCAAGGTATGGGGGAGAGGCTATCCATAGTGGTATCTGGCCTACCTGCTGTAGGCAAGACCACAGTAGCAAGGGCAATAGCAGATAGGTTCAACCTACTATACTACTCTGGAGGGGATATACTGAAGGAGTTGGCAATAGCAAGGGGTTACATGCACTCTGGAAGCGATTGGTGGGATAAGGAGCATGGTATAATGTTCCTTGAGGAGAGGGAATTTAATCCAGAGTTCGATAAGCATGTTGATGATTACCTCATCGCATTGGTTAAGAGAGGGGGTGTTGTGGTTACAAGTTACACACTACCATGGCTCATAGATGGTGAAGCAATAAAGATACTCCTCAAGGGCTCTAGGGAGAAGAGGGCAGAGAGGATGGCTGCTAGAGATTCCATACCATATGAGGAGGCTCTAAGGATAGTAACTATAAGGGATGAGAGGAACAAGAGCCTTTACAAGAAACTTTACAATATAGATCTATGCAAGGATATAGATGTGTTTGACTTTGTTATAAACACTGACCATCTCAAGGCAGAGAGCGTTATAGATATAGTATGCAATATAGTAGAGCATCTAATCAAGTATATGGGTAAAGGCATATGA
- a CDS encoding 30S ribosomal protein S5 produces MGMHSDSRHTGREGVGRGGEGKDLEGWVPRTKVGVYVVNKQITTLEQVFEQGYRVREPEIVKMLLPDLKSEVVHVGVVQKQTDAGELTRFSAIVACGDEHGWFGIGRGKAAQMRLAIDKATRDAMLNIIPVKLGCGSWECRCNVQHSVPFKVVGKGGSVKIEIIPGPRGLGLVAGANITMMLRLAGIRDAWTRTFGSTSTMSSTALAVYNALRNTYSIG; encoded by the coding sequence ATGGGTATGCATTCAGATAGCAGACATACGGGTAGAGAAGGAGTTGGGAGAGGAGGGGAGGGCAAGGATTTAGAGGGTTGGGTACCTAGAACAAAGGTAGGTGTCTATGTAGTAAACAAGCAGATAACTACTCTGGAGCAGGTCTTCGAGCAGGGTTATAGAGTTAGGGAGCCAGAGATAGTGAAGATGCTACTTCCAGATCTGAAGAGCGAGGTTGTGCATGTTGGTGTTGTGCAGAAGCAGACAGATGCTGGAGAACTAACAAGGTTCAGTGCAATAGTTGCATGTGGTGATGAGCATGGGTGGTTTGGTATAGGAAGGGGAAAGGCAGCACAGATGAGGCTTGCAATAGACAAGGCAACTAGGGATGCAATGCTTAACATCATCCCAGTAAAACTTGGATGTGGGAGTTGGGAGTGTAGATGCAATGTGCAGCACTCAGTACCATTCAAGGTAGTGGGCAAGGGAGGGAGCGTCAAGATAGAGATCATCCCTGGACCTAGAGGTCTTGGGCTTGTAGCAGGAGCAAATATAACGATGATGCTTAGACTAGCAGGGATAAGGGATGCATGGACAAGGACATTTGGCTCCACAAGTACCATGTCCTCTACAGCCTTAGCAGTATACAATGCGTTGAGGAATACGTACAGCATAGGTTGA
- a CDS encoding pyridoxamine 5'-phosphate oxidase family protein — protein MHVKFSKKEIEFINKHEVCRLATCFNDRPHVVPVCYIFLNNSFYIATDYNTRKFRNISRNKNVALVIDVYKPNKAVMVEGVAEIIEHGQEFKEIYKLFYDRFEWVRREPWDEGEAPFIKVNIIKKVSWGL, from the coding sequence ATGCATGTTAAATTCTCAAAGAAGGAGATCGAGTTTATAAATAAGCATGAGGTATGCAGGCTAGCAACGTGCTTCAACGATAGACCCCATGTGGTACCAGTATGCTACATCTTCCTGAACAACAGCTTCTACATAGCAACAGACTACAACACAAGGAAGTTCAGGAATATATCAAGGAATAAGAATGTAGCATTAGTCATAGATGTTTATAAACCAAACAAGGCTGTCATGGTTGAGGGTGTAGCAGAGATAATAGAGCATGGGCAGGAGTTCAAGGAGATCTACAAGTTGTTCTATGATAGGTTTGAATGGGTTAGGAGGGAGCCTTGGGATGAAGGTGAAGCCCCATTCATAAAGGTGAATATAATCAAGAAGGTATCATGGGGCTTATAA
- a CDS encoding RNA-guided pseudouridylation complex pseudouridine synthase subunit Cbf5, protein MICNSKLPQLNDLLSIDDDVTDEHYGYHPFSRPIDVLLDYGLIALDKPAGPTSHEVVAWVKRILAVESAGHSGTLDPPTTGLLPIGLGEATKALTVLLLGPKEYYAIARLHAVVPSKMLHDVVSMFIGDIYQRPPQRSSVKREVRVRRIYELEVLEEHGRLLLLRVLCQAGTYVRKLIYDIGEVLGSGASMVELRRTRVSMLDEDDMVRLHDLYDAYMLWREKGEEEKLRSIIKPIEYALMHVKAVVVRDSAVDSICHGAQLAVPGVLKVSKDLQKGDLVGIYTLKGELVALAEAMMSAHEIAEADKGIAFTLKRVIMKPNTYPKAWKSKSSSSSNSSSRSEVV, encoded by the coding sequence ATGATATGCAATAGCAAGTTGCCTCAACTCAACGATCTGCTTAGCATAGATGATGATGTTACAGATGAGCATTATGGCTATCATCCATTCTCTAGGCCTATAGATGTACTGCTAGACTATGGTCTAATAGCACTTGACAAGCCAGCAGGACCAACAAGCCATGAGGTGGTTGCATGGGTTAAGAGGATCCTTGCAGTAGAGAGTGCAGGGCATAGTGGTACACTTGACCCTCCAACTACTGGCCTACTTCCTATAGGGCTTGGAGAGGCAACCAAGGCACTAACTGTACTGCTCCTTGGACCCAAGGAGTACTATGCCATAGCAAGACTACATGCAGTAGTGCCTAGCAAGATGCTCCATGATGTAGTAAGCATGTTCATAGGCGATATATACCAGAGGCCCCCTCAGAGGTCATCTGTGAAGAGGGAGGTTAGGGTAAGGAGGATATATGAGTTGGAGGTGCTTGAGGAGCATGGTAGGTTACTCCTGCTCAGGGTGCTATGCCAAGCAGGAACATATGTTAGGAAGTTGATATACGATATAGGAGAGGTACTAGGCTCTGGTGCAAGCATGGTAGAGTTGAGGAGGACAAGGGTTAGCATGCTAGATGAGGATGATATGGTTAGGCTCCATGACCTCTACGACGCATACATGCTATGGAGGGAGAAGGGTGAGGAGGAGAAGTTAAGGAGTATCATAAAGCCTATAGAGTATGCTTTAATGCATGTGAAGGCTGTAGTGGTAAGGGATAGTGCTGTAGACTCTATATGCCATGGTGCACAGTTGGCAGTGCCAGGGGTTCTGAAGGTATCCAAGGATCTGCAGAAGGGTGATCTTGTTGGTATATACACCTTGAAGGGAGAACTTGTTGCACTTGCAGAGGCTATGATGTCTGCACATGAGATTGCTGAGGCTGATAAGGGTATAGCATTCACACTCAAACGTGTTATTATGAAGCCAAACACATACCCCAAGGCTTGGAAGAGTAAGAGCAGCAGTAGCAGTAACAGTAGTAGTAGAAGTGAAGTTGTATGA
- a CDS encoding uL15m family ribosomal protein, whose protein sequence is MATRRRKVRRLRGSRTHGWGQIGQHRDTGKKGYRKVGLHKHKWTQAVLMEGKYFGKHGFHNPTSKSIEHWVNVGSLDDLFLKYGKVDGDDNNGKKVIDLNSLGYDKLLGSGNVKGAYSVIVKACTESARNKVISAGGEIILC, encoded by the coding sequence GTGGCAACGAGGCGTAGAAAGGTTAGGAGGTTGAGAGGCTCAAGAACCCATGGATGGGGGCAGATAGGTCAGCATAGGGATACAGGGAAGAAGGGTTATAGGAAGGTTGGGTTGCATAAGCACAAGTGGACGCAAGCCGTGCTCATGGAAGGTAAGTACTTCGGTAAGCATGGGTTCCATAACCCAACCAGTAAAAGCATAGAGCACTGGGTGAATGTTGGTAGCCTAGATGATCTCTTCCTCAAGTATGGTAAGGTTGATGGTGATGATAATAATGGGAAGAAGGTTATAGATCTAAACTCATTAGGTTATGATAAGTTACTTGGCTCTGGTAATGTTAAGGGTGCTTACAGTGTTATTGTCAAGGCATGTACAGAATCAGCAAGGAACAAGGTTATAAGCGCTGGTGGTGAGATCATCCTATGCTGA
- a CDS encoding TrmB family transcriptional regulator yields MMTGMFMLFNNDEYKEPIERIIRVLLDLGLTLNEAKVYVYLAKTGYRKAIEIAENIGIPRTETYQILNRLQSRGLVIATMEHPVRYAAVEFNDLLKTMINVSMERLKEFDRRREEILQVWNNLPEFAKTSCDDKDRFQILEGRDNVYARISSMVADAGELLMICNEVDALRMYNYGIIDVIAKCSNVKIISSVSPSMASVFMDVGLSNVRRIESKFPLVIIKDRKEMVHVIRERNKNDTAAIWTDSTALIESILALFSMLWKDVDDSKQ; encoded by the coding sequence ATGATGACAGGCATGTTCATGCTCTTCAACAACGATGAATACAAGGAGCCTATAGAGAGGATAATCAGGGTGCTGTTGGATCTAGGCTTAACGCTTAACGAGGCTAAGGTGTATGTGTACCTTGCAAAGACTGGCTACAGGAAGGCTATAGAGATAGCAGAGAATATAGGCATACCAAGGACTGAGACGTATCAGATACTTAATAGGTTGCAGAGCAGAGGGCTTGTTATAGCAACGATGGAGCATCCAGTGAGATATGCAGCAGTTGAGTTTAACGATCTGTTGAAGACTATGATAAATGTAAGCATGGAACGCCTTAAGGAGTTCGATAGGAGGAGGGAGGAGATACTACAGGTATGGAACAACCTACCAGAGTTTGCAAAGACCTCATGCGATGATAAGGATAGGTTCCAGATACTTGAAGGTAGGGATAATGTATACGCAAGGATAAGCAGTATGGTTGCTGATGCAGGTGAACTGCTCATGATATGCAATGAGGTTGATGCCCTAAGGATGTACAACTATGGCATAATTGATGTAATAGCAAAGTGCAGCAATGTAAAGATAATAAGTAGTGTATCCCCAAGCATGGCATCTGTATTCATGGATGTAGGCTTGAGTAATGTAAGGAGGATAGAGAGCAAGTTCCCATTGGTGATTATAAAGGATAGGAAGGAGATGGTCCATGTTATTAGGGAGAGGAATAAGAATGATACAGCAGCGATATGGACAGATTCAACAGCACTAATAGAGTCTATACTAGCACTCTTCTCAATGCTATGGAAGGATGTAGATGATAGTAAGCAGTAG
- the secY gene encoding preprotein translocase subunit SecY, with protein sequence MLKPAGISFRSIVDKAAVYLPQIPKPKKKLTLTQKFVWSGLALLVYLVMGQIPLYGAPTSPFDPFAAFRVIFASQQGTLIELGIGPIVTAGLLMQLLKGAEIFKLDFKNPEDRALFTSATKLVTIIVIIVEGAIYGSMVYKMPQDVTMIIIGQLIGASLIVMFLDEMVQKGWGLGSGISLFIMAGVAQSVLWHMFSPVTAQDGLPFGVFPMLIQMASSGNFDIMHALFRFGQLPNIIGLVVTIAIIALLLFTQGMKIEIPIVSSRFRGFTASYPIKFMYVSNVPVILASALIANLVFMAQLFWANYNPLNSREEFNWIAMFDPNNPTTPIGGIVKFLIPTRGIETAMSEPLHAIAYVLILTGIVVLFGRLWIELGGLSPKAAASSLIDADVQVPGFRRVESSIEMLLKRYIPSVTLMSSLFLGFLAGGSDVLGAFGTGTGLLLMVDILINYYNLLLREQIDVYMPRLSALLGRK encoded by the coding sequence ATGCTGAAACCTGCTGGTATAAGCTTTAGGAGCATAGTTGACAAGGCTGCAGTATATCTGCCCCAGATACCAAAACCAAAGAAGAAGTTAACCCTTACCCAGAAGTTCGTATGGAGTGGATTAGCACTCCTAGTCTACCTTGTCATGGGGCAGATCCCTCTCTATGGTGCACCAACAAGCCCATTCGATCCATTCGCTGCATTCAGGGTTATATTTGCATCACAACAAGGTACGTTGATAGAACTTGGTATAGGACCTATAGTCACTGCTGGATTGCTGATGCAGCTACTCAAAGGTGCAGAGATATTCAAGCTAGACTTCAAGAACCCTGAGGATAGAGCACTCTTCACCTCAGCAACGAAACTTGTTACAATAATAGTGATAATAGTTGAGGGAGCAATATATGGCTCCATGGTGTACAAGATGCCTCAGGATGTTACCATGATAATAATAGGGCAATTGATAGGTGCAAGTCTTATAGTTATGTTCCTTGATGAGATGGTGCAGAAGGGCTGGGGTCTAGGAAGTGGGATAAGCCTCTTCATAATGGCTGGGGTAGCACAAAGTGTGCTCTGGCACATGTTCAGCCCTGTAACTGCACAAGACGGCTTACCATTTGGTGTATTCCCCATGCTCATACAGATGGCTTCTAGTGGTAACTTTGATATCATGCATGCATTATTCAGGTTTGGACAGTTACCAAACATCATAGGACTAGTTGTAACTATAGCGATAATAGCACTCCTACTCTTCACGCAAGGTATGAAGATTGAGATACCAATAGTCTCTAGCAGGTTTAGAGGGTTCACAGCCTCATACCCTATAAAGTTCATGTATGTATCAAACGTTCCAGTAATACTTGCATCTGCACTTATCGCTAACCTTGTATTCATGGCCCAACTCTTCTGGGCAAACTACAACCCATTGAACAGTAGAGAAGAGTTCAACTGGATAGCAATGTTTGATCCAAATAATCCTACAACCCCAATAGGAGGCATAGTAAAGTTTCTCATCCCAACAAGGGGTATAGAGACTGCAATGTCTGAGCCATTGCATGCCATTGCTTACGTTCTAATACTTACAGGTATAGTTGTGCTATTCGGTAGATTATGGATAGAGTTAGGAGGGTTATCACCAAAGGCAGCAGCAAGCAGCCTCATAGATGCAGATGTCCAAGTCCCAGGGTTCAGGAGAGTAGAGTCATCTATAGAGATGCTGTTGAAGCGTTACATACCATCAGTAACGCTCATGAGCTCGCTCTTCCTAGGCTTCCTTGCTGGGGGTAGTGATGTTCTAGGTGCATTCGGTACTGGTACAGGGCTACTGCTTATGGTAGATATACTGATCAACTACTACAACCTGTTGCTGAGGGAGCAGATTGATGTTTACATGCCAAGGTTGAGTGCGCTCCTTGGAAGGAAGTAG
- a CDS encoding 50S ribosomal protein L18 produces MGYIQTLKRIREGRTDYRKRKAILLGKHVFATVRISNENILVQISKASINGDVVLASAHSRELLKYGWKGSRRCIPACYLTGLLAGKKAKAAGIDSCIIYTGLRGFSSRIGACTKGIIDAGLDVPVGEDALPDEERISGKHIADYALMLKEEDEELYSKVFSAILARGLRPEDYVKHFNEVKDNIMREDGD; encoded by the coding sequence TTGGGTTACATACAGACACTCAAACGCATAAGGGAGGGTAGAACTGATTACAGGAAGAGGAAGGCTATACTGTTAGGGAAGCATGTATTTGCAACTGTGAGGATAAGCAATGAGAATATCCTTGTTCAGATAAGCAAGGCATCAATAAATGGTGATGTAGTGCTAGCATCTGCTCATAGCAGAGAACTTCTCAAGTATGGATGGAAGGGCTCGAGGCGATGTATTCCAGCATGCTATCTTACAGGTTTACTTGCTGGAAAGAAGGCAAAGGCTGCAGGTATAGATTCTTGCATCATATATACAGGGTTAAGAGGCTTCTCCTCTAGGATAGGAGCATGCACCAAAGGGATTATAGATGCAGGTTTGGATGTTCCAGTTGGTGAGGATGCTCTACCAGATGAGGAGAGGATATCTGGCAAGCATATAGCAGATTATGCTTTGATGCTCAAGGAGGAGGATGAAGAACTTTACTCCAAGGTCTTCTCAGCCATACTTGCTAGAGGTTTAAGACCAGAGGATTATGTTAAGCACTTCAACGAGGTTAAGGATAATATAATGAGAGAGGATGGTGATTGA
- a CDS encoding inorganic phosphate transporter translates to MHSIITVTSTIYPLDTILLLYIALLFGINNAGIAVANMLASGFNYRISVSISALGFIAGALLEGWKMGSVITLEDYTTTSVVTAILLSIFSFLHIPVSMVNIIFASYIGSTIEATPITTHTASVIAWWIITPFIALLTTISIYHIIVRFTTRLSLVNLLRFYSLMLPVVTFYASYTIGANNLGLLYSMSNRYITVDDTTTPTPANGIYMMLAILLVFVIGMIKGRSITRFLSEEIVGYTPATIVSGISSSSIILWLSTQMQIPLPFSQMLISSLIGINMIRKPHVYNKRSLLLLVSSWLGSTLLSFLITFAITNYIN, encoded by the coding sequence ATGCATAGCATAATAACAGTAACATCAACCATCTATCCATTAGATACCATCCTACTACTCTACATAGCATTACTCTTTGGCATCAATAATGCTGGTATAGCAGTGGCAAATATGTTAGCCTCTGGCTTCAACTATAGGATCAGTGTGAGCATCTCAGCCCTAGGATTCATAGCTGGAGCACTACTTGAGGGTTGGAAGATGGGTAGCGTTATAACGTTAGAGGATTACACAACTACATCAGTAGTAACAGCCATACTGCTATCCATATTCTCATTCCTACACATACCTGTGAGCATGGTAAATATAATATTTGCAAGTTACATTGGGAGCACTATAGAGGCTACACCTATAACTACTCATACAGCATCTGTAATAGCATGGTGGATAATAACACCGTTCATAGCACTACTAACTACCATATCGATATACCATATCATAGTAAGGTTCACAACTAGATTAAGCCTTGTTAACCTACTCAGATTCTACTCTCTCATGCTTCCAGTTGTAACCTTCTATGCATCATACACCATAGGGGCAAACAATCTAGGGCTGCTCTACTCCATGAGCAATAGGTACATCACTGTTGATGATACTACTACTCCTACTCCTGCTAATGGTATATACATGATGCTTGCTATACTGTTAGTGTTTGTTATTGGTATGATTAAGGGTAGAAGCATAACAAGATTCTTAAGCGAGGAGATAGTTGGCTACACTCCCGCTACCATAGTTAGTGGTATATCATCATCTTCAATCATACTATGGTTATCTACACAGATGCAGATACCTCTACCATTCTCCCAGATGCTCATAAGCTCGCTCATAGGTATAAACATGATAAGGAAGCCACATGTATACAATAAGCGTTCATTGCTCTTACTTGTATCCTCTTGGCTAGGGTCAACGTTGCTAAGCTTCCTCATAACTTTTGCTATTACTAATTACATAAATTAA
- a CDS encoding EMC3/TMCO1 family protein, with amino-acid sequence MSWQTYLLIGGLDDNMVGLIDAISAYLLLPLLLHPLSSPLSLSLSSLPSILPLQFAPQASAHPYITNMLSASILVSIIAIALQFFYALLRLKMTDMQKLRRMMKEVNDWRREYMDAIRKQDKDRIEKLRDKQEYINRLNMEVMQMNFRPMMVFMIPMLIIWWAILPQVFGHTVAISPISLNIVGDLLPITCTKGMIVKDVNSITEEISKHAEAIQNPVIRDQVTSLAKEARELVDAGQYVTARDRILTAYSILNANLENKVQERVPSCIAENEVLLWAWYAIASIAFSGIVMKITRTEMSIN; translated from the coding sequence ATGAGTTGGCAAACCTACTTACTGATAGGAGGGCTAGATGATAACATGGTTGGGCTAATAGATGCAATATCTGCATATCTTCTTCTACCACTGCTACTGCATCCATTATCATCTCCATTATCATTATCATTATCATCATTACCATCCATACTACCATTACAGTTTGCACCTCAAGCATCTGCCCATCCATACATAACTAATATGCTGAGTGCTTCAATACTAGTAAGTATAATAGCAATAGCATTACAGTTCTTCTATGCACTACTCAGGCTCAAGATGACAGATATGCAGAAGTTGAGGAGGATGATGAAGGAGGTGAATGATTGGAGGAGGGAGTACATGGATGCTATAAGGAAGCAGGATAAGGACAGGATAGAGAAGTTGAGGGATAAGCAGGAGTACATCAATAGACTTAACATGGAGGTTATGCAGATGAACTTCAGGCCAATGATGGTCTTCATGATACCCATGCTCATAATATGGTGGGCTATACTCCCTCAAGTATTTGGGCATACAGTTGCCATATCTCCAATCTCACTCAACATAGTTGGAGATCTACTACCAATAACATGCACAAAAGGTATGATAGTCAAGGATGTTAACAGCATAACTGAGGAGATAAGCAAGCATGCAGAGGCTATACAGAACCCTGTGATAAGGGATCAGGTAACCTCACTTGCAAAGGAGGCTAGGGAGTTGGTTGATGCAGGGCAGTATGTAACTGCTAGAGATAGGATACTTACAGCATACAGCATACTTAATGCAAACCTAGAGAACAAGGTTCAGGAGAGGGTACCATCATGTATAGCAGAGAATGAGGTACTGCTCTGGGCATGGTATGCAATAGCATCCATAGCATTCTCTGGCATAGTGATGAAGATAACCAGGACCGAGATGAGCATCAACTAA
- a CDS encoding DUF2175 family protein, with product MVSTTMSTRWSCAICSRQIAWSELFTFYSKGAVHFTCFKETTISKDKSDEVKVLLDALEHELKMIVAYKGYITMVKNDDAKRLLEENEKDAEKHAALLTKLIDRHVMQG from the coding sequence ATGGTAAGTACAACTATGAGTACAAGGTGGAGTTGTGCTATATGCTCAAGGCAGATAGCATGGAGCGAGTTGTTCACATTCTACTCAAAGGGTGCTGTGCACTTCACCTGCTTCAAGGAGACTACAATAAGCAAGGATAAGAGTGATGAAGTAAAAGTACTGCTTGATGCTCTTGAGCATGAACTGAAGATGATAGTTGCATACAAGGGCTATATTACAATGGTTAAGAACGATGATGCCAAGAGGCTGCTAGAGGAGAATGAGAAGGATGCTGAGAAGCATGCTGCACTATTAACAAAGCTTATAGATAGGCATGTGATGCAGGGTTAA